Proteins encoded within one genomic window of Lactococcus garvieae:
- the hemW gene encoding radical SAM family heme chaperone HemW produces the protein MNKNKPEAAYIHIPFCSHICYYCDFAKVLMTGQPVEAYIDELLKEYDSYQIRSLKTLYIGGGTPSVLPADQLEKLLTHLTKNLDLDKLEEFTVEANPSDLTDEVIAVLANSPVSRISLGVQSFDDKLLKRIGRTHTEAQVYTSIERLRKAGFENITIDLIYGLPNQTMEMVESDVKKLLDLNLPHVALYSLILEDHTVFMNRQRRGRLRLPSDDRNADMYEYIIDTLTSHGYIHYEVSNFGKKGYESKHNLTYWDNAEYYGIGAGASGYLDGIRYKNHGPVHHYLREKNKRINEEVLTRKEMIEEEMFLGLRKKSGVSIERFQKKFGQSLEEVYGRVIPDLAKQQLLFEADGRIQMTEKGFELGNEVFERFLLN, from the coding sequence GTGAATAAAAATAAACCAGAAGCAGCCTATATACATATCCCCTTTTGCTCCCATATTTGTTATTACTGTGATTTTGCTAAAGTGTTGATGACAGGACAGCCTGTTGAAGCTTACATTGATGAGTTGCTCAAAGAATATGACAGTTATCAGATTCGTTCTTTAAAAACACTTTACATTGGTGGAGGTACACCCAGTGTTTTACCGGCTGACCAGCTTGAAAAGTTATTGACCCATCTTACTAAAAATCTTGATTTAGATAAACTTGAAGAATTTACGGTAGAGGCTAATCCCTCGGATTTGACAGACGAGGTTATTGCCGTTTTAGCGAATTCACCCGTTAGTCGTATTTCGCTGGGTGTGCAATCTTTTGATGATAAATTATTAAAAAGAATTGGGCGAACACATACAGAAGCTCAAGTTTACACATCCATAGAACGCTTGAGAAAAGCTGGTTTTGAGAATATTACTATTGATTTGATTTATGGCTTGCCTAACCAGACAATGGAGATGGTTGAGAGTGACGTAAAAAAACTATTGGACTTGAATCTTCCTCACGTTGCCTTGTATAGCTTGATTTTAGAAGATCATACGGTGTTTATGAATCGTCAACGCCGGGGACGTTTACGTTTGCCCTCTGATGATCGCAATGCAGATATGTATGAGTATATTATTGACACTCTTACCTCTCATGGCTATATTCATTATGAAGTTTCTAATTTTGGGAAAAAAGGTTACGAGAGCAAACATAACTTGACTTACTGGGATAATGCGGAATACTATGGTATTGGAGCAGGAGCGTCGGGCTATTTAGATGGGATTCGTTATAAAAATCATGGCCCTGTTCACCACTATTTGCGTGAAAAAAATAAACGTATAAATGAAGAAGTATTGACACGAAAAGAAATGATTGAAGAAGAAATGTTCCTTGGTTTGCGTAAGAAATCAGGAGTTTCCATAGAGAGATTTCAGAAAAAATTTGGTCAAAGCTTAGAAGAAGTCTATGGAAGAGTGATTCCAGATTTGGCAAAACAACAACTCTTATTTGAAGCTGACGGACGTATTCAGATGACTGAAAAAGGTTTTGAATTAGGAAATGAAGTATTTGAACGCTTTTTACTAAATTAA
- a CDS encoding DNA/RNA non-specific endonuclease, whose amino-acid sequence MPKKKQTRIKASAGILGTIVVLGLGILKANPEILSTVTGSYSQNTPAQSQQLKSFSKVDFGSIKDKVPTQSLAQSVLTPSIKKNLKESITYNGTGAFIVNDNKTDLNAKVNSAPYVQLAQQDSLGRPRVANALLNKSSRQYKNRSETTGSNGKSNSAKINPVGWQQLMIPEGSYSTLYNRGHSIGYALAGNIKGFDASEANPQNISTQTAWANQSSNGNDENTGQNYYEGLVRKALDKNKTVRYRVEPLYEDDDLVPSGTHMEAKSKDGSLEFNVFIPNVQPGIQINYATGKGTMMQ is encoded by the coding sequence ATGCCAAAGAAAAAACAAACAAGAATCAAAGCCAGTGCTGGTATCCTTGGTACAATCGTGGTCCTTGGATTAGGAATACTTAAAGCAAATCCCGAGATTTTATCTACAGTTACAGGTTCTTATTCTCAGAACACACCTGCACAAAGTCAGCAACTTAAAAGCTTTAGCAAAGTTGACTTTGGGAGTATTAAAGACAAAGTTCCAACACAGTCTTTAGCTCAATCTGTTTTGACTCCGTCAATTAAAAAGAATTTAAAAGAATCTATTACTTATAATGGTACAGGGGCATTTATCGTAAACGATAATAAAACTGATCTTAATGCAAAGGTTAACAGCGCTCCTTATGTACAACTGGCCCAGCAAGACAGCTTAGGTCGTCCGAGAGTAGCAAATGCTCTGCTCAATAAGAGCAGCCGTCAGTATAAAAATCGTTCGGAAACGACAGGTTCAAATGGAAAATCAAATTCAGCAAAAATTAATCCCGTAGGTTGGCAGCAGTTGATGATTCCAGAAGGCTCATACAGTACTCTCTATAATCGTGGGCATTCAATCGGCTATGCTTTGGCTGGAAATATTAAAGGCTTTGATGCTTCTGAAGCAAATCCTCAAAATATCAGTACCCAAACAGCTTGGGCCAATCAATCAAGCAATGGAAATGATGAGAACACGGGTCAAAACTACTATGAAGGACTGGTACGTAAAGCACTTGATAAGAATAAAACAGTGCGTTATCGTGTCGAACCCCTGTATGAAGATGATGATTTAGTACCTTCTGGCACACATATGGAAGCTAAATCAAAGGATGGCAGCTTAGAATTTAATGTTTTTATTCCTAATGTACAGCCTGGAATACAAATTAATTATGCTACGGGCAAGGGCACTATGATGCAATAA
- a CDS encoding glycoside hydrolase family 25 protein, whose product MRKKLTPLATVIVAGIFTALVFVFGSLRYQVPNMAETKEEKQETVVVNKSLENNAVDLNKFAVDISAWQRPEDIDYNMMSQEIIGAIVRVQTGKSSKDNAAALKSGEDRQFKTHITELKKRGVPVAVYAYVNGKSVEEMKEQARSFYERAHTFKPTYYWLDIEEVSMDDMSKGVEAFRTELESLGVKNIGIYAQDWFLNDHQIDTSNFTSIWMADYGRNTGMWDTSPKTTLPYDMHQFTDRGQLTSYGGHLDLNMIRTQEQYDKIFRNPQ is encoded by the coding sequence ATGAGAAAGAAACTTACCCCGCTAGCAACAGTTATTGTGGCTGGAATTTTTACTGCTTTGGTTTTTGTTTTTGGAAGTCTGCGTTACCAAGTGCCAAACATGGCAGAAACAAAGGAAGAAAAACAAGAAACAGTAGTTGTAAATAAATCATTAGAAAATAATGCTGTGGATTTAAATAAGTTTGCGGTAGACATATCAGCTTGGCAGCGACCTGAAGATATTGACTATAACATGATGAGTCAAGAAATTATCGGAGCGATTGTCCGTGTCCAGACAGGAAAATCAAGCAAAGACAATGCAGCAGCCCTCAAGAGTGGCGAAGACCGTCAGTTTAAAACACACATTACAGAACTAAAAAAACGTGGTGTGCCTGTAGCTGTGTATGCGTATGTTAATGGTAAAAGTGTTGAGGAAATGAAAGAACAAGCGCGTTCTTTTTATGAGCGAGCACATACTTTTAAACCAACTTATTATTGGCTGGACATTGAAGAAGTGAGCATGGACGATATGAGTAAAGGTGTAGAGGCTTTTCGAACAGAGCTTGAAAGCTTGGGTGTAAAAAATATAGGTATATATGCTCAGGATTGGTTTTTGAATGACCATCAAATTGATACGAGCAACTTTACTTCCATTTGGATGGCGGATTATGGCAGAAACACTGGGATGTGGGATACTTCCCCTAAAACGACGCTTCCCTATGATATGCATCAGTTTACAGACCGTGGCCAACTTACTAGTTACGGAGGACACTTGGATTTAAATATGATTCGCACCCAAGAGCAATACGATAAAATTTTTAGAAATCCTCAATAA
- a CDS encoding glycoside hydrolase family 73 protein gives MTYVKNRRKTSMIRNIFRFIVQLLILLFVAANLLNFRSIHTSDNRNATELATQVETITEYNFIRTIAPYAQESQRKYNVLSSLTLAQAALESNFGQSGLAAKYYNIFGIKAYGDVPTVTLETKEFENNKWITIQAKFRVYDSWKESVEGHAYLFTKGTTWNPKQYASVLAAQNYKEAAQAVQTSGYATDPAYTEKLIQMIESYGLDQYDKI, from the coding sequence ATGACATATGTTAAAAATCGCCGAAAAACTTCTATGATTCGTAATATCTTTCGTTTCATTGTGCAACTTTTGATTCTTTTATTTGTTGCAGCGAATCTCTTGAATTTCAGAAGTATCCATACCAGTGATAATCGTAATGCTACCGAACTTGCTACCCAAGTGGAAACTATTACAGAATACAACTTTATTCGAACAATAGCCCCTTATGCTCAAGAATCACAAAGAAAATATAATGTTCTTTCTTCATTGACACTCGCTCAAGCAGCTTTGGAAAGTAATTTTGGCCAAAGTGGTTTAGCAGCTAAGTATTATAATATTTTTGGAATAAAAGCTTACGGAGATGTTCCAACCGTTACTCTCGAAACAAAAGAATTTGAAAATAATAAGTGGATTACAATTCAAGCAAAATTCCGTGTATATGACAGCTGGAAAGAGTCTGTAGAAGGACATGCTTATCTTTTTACTAAAGGAACGACTTGGAATCCTAAACAATACGCCAGCGTCCTTGCTGCCCAAAATTACAAAGAGGCTGCTCAAGCTGTCCAAACCTCAGGTTATGCTACTGATCCAGCTTATACTGAAAAGCTTATCCAGATGATAGAAAGTTATGGCTTAGACCAGTACGACAAAATATAA
- a CDS encoding bifunctional aspartate transaminase/aspartate 4-decarboxylase encodes MEKEVTINDYTGLGAFEVSFEMLKLAEKNKKDNIFLNAGRGNPNWINTKARLAFNRLIEFGIKDSLRTIEKADMAGYTTLKGIGQRFEAFLEPDDDEIDKFLIDVMDYVEIDLKLNIDDVIKEFIDGAIGNNYPVPSRCLKNTEIVLNRFMEKILYNGVHLEDKTQIFPTEGGTAAIVYIFNSLKRNKLVVPGDKIAINTPIFTPYLQLPGLSEFNLVETLISSDESDSWSIPETEIEKLSDPDIKAFFLVNPSNPGSKAFSQETLQALKRAVEKNPDLIIITDDVYGTFVQDFQTVYSVVPYNTILVYSFSKLFGATGWRLGLIAMQEENVFDRLISELDPEDIEKLDKRYDIVTHITKELPFIERIVADSRSVGLYHTAGLSTPQQIMEVLFAFTHLIHRKEADPYFEACDALIDERYQDLLKAMKLEPDNSKENAKYYTLVDIYHLAEIRFGRKFRVYLEENFDYLEFLLNLADKNGVVLMDGTGFGASSGTLRISQANLPTEDYYLIGKQIINLLKEYYSDYLKKRG; translated from the coding sequence ATGGAAAAAGAAGTCACCATTAATGATTATACCGGTTTAGGGGCATTTGAAGTTAGTTTTGAAATGCTAAAACTAGCAGAAAAAAATAAAAAAGATAATATCTTTTTAAATGCTGGTCGTGGAAATCCTAACTGGATTAACACAAAAGCACGTTTGGCTTTCAATCGTTTGATTGAATTCGGGATCAAAGACTCTCTCCGTACGATCGAAAAAGCCGACATGGCTGGTTATACAACTTTAAAAGGTATCGGACAAAGGTTTGAAGCTTTCTTAGAGCCTGATGACGACGAAATTGATAAATTTTTGATCGATGTCATGGACTATGTCGAAATTGATTTAAAACTTAATATTGATGATGTTATCAAAGAGTTTATCGACGGTGCTATTGGTAATAACTATCCGGTGCCTAGCCGTTGCTTGAAAAATACAGAAATTGTTTTGAACCGCTTTATGGAAAAAATACTCTATAACGGGGTTCACCTTGAAGATAAAACACAAATTTTCCCTACAGAAGGTGGCACAGCTGCTATCGTCTATATCTTTAACTCACTTAAACGTAACAAGCTAGTGGTTCCCGGTGATAAGATTGCTATTAATACACCAATTTTCACACCTTACTTGCAGCTTCCAGGATTAAGTGAATTCAATCTTGTGGAAACATTGATAAGTTCAGACGAAAGTGATAGCTGGAGTATTCCTGAAACAGAAATTGAAAAATTATCTGATCCTGATATCAAAGCTTTCTTTCTTGTTAACCCATCAAATCCCGGTTCTAAAGCCTTCAGCCAAGAAACACTCCAAGCTTTGAAACGTGCTGTTGAAAAAAATCCAGATCTGATTATCATTACAGATGATGTCTATGGCACGTTCGTTCAAGACTTCCAAACTGTTTATAGTGTGGTACCATACAACACTATTCTGGTTTACTCTTTCTCAAAACTTTTCGGAGCAACTGGATGGCGTTTAGGACTCATTGCTATGCAGGAAGAAAATGTCTTTGATCGTCTCATTTCTGAGCTTGATCCTGAAGATATTGAAAAACTCGATAAACGTTATGATATCGTCACTCATATTACCAAAGAGTTGCCTTTTATTGAACGGATCGTAGCTGATTCTCGCTCAGTGGGCCTTTATCATACTGCGGGCCTTTCTACACCCCAACAAATCATGGAGGTTCTCTTTGCCTTCACCCACTTGATTCATCGTAAAGAGGCTGATCCATATTTTGAAGCTTGCGATGCACTGATCGATGAGCGATATCAAGACTTGCTTAAAGCAATGAAGTTGGAGCCAGATAACTCTAAAGAAAATGCTAAGTATTATACTCTTGTTGATATTTATCATTTAGCGGAAATTCGTTTTGGTCGTAAATTCCGTGTTTATTTGGAGGAAAACTTTGACTACTTAGAGTTCTTGCTTAATCTGGCCGATAAAAACGGTGTTGTGCTCATGGACGGTACAGGATTTGGTGCCTCTAGTGGTACACTTCGGATTTCGCAGGCGAACTTACCGACTGAGGATTATTACTTGATTGGTAAACAGATTATTAACCTTCTTAAGGAATACTATTCTGATTACTTGAAAAAACGAGGCTAA